A genomic window from Leptospiraceae bacterium includes:
- a CDS encoding Hsp20/alpha crystallin family protein, whose translation MFGNSLEKRFMHNIWNDLERLQNELSGGLGNAFFSRQGYFPPVNLYTNKDEIVMVVQVPGFEPDDIEITVVDTKVNLKGTRKGGDLEGMDIHRQETHSKDFIRSIELPYQVNSEKVEAAYKNGILKVVLPKAEAEKPRKIAVKAGN comes from the coding sequence ATGTTTGGCAATTCACTGGAAAAGAGGTTTATGCATAATATCTGGAACGATCTGGAAAGGCTTCAAAATGAGCTAAGTGGCGGATTGGGAAACGCGTTTTTTTCCAGACAGGGGTATTTCCCACCTGTGAATCTTTATACAAATAAAGATGAAATCGTGATGGTAGTGCAGGTTCCCGGCTTTGAACCGGATGATATTGAAATAACCGTTGTAGACACAAAAGTGAATTTGAAAGGAACAAGGAAGGGAGGGGATCTGGAGGGTATGGACATTCACCGCCAGGAAACACATAGTAAGGATTTTATTCGTTCTATAGAATTACCTTATCAGGTTAATTCGGAAAAGGTGGAAGCTGCGTATAAAAATGGTATACTAAAAGTGGTTTTACCTAAAGCTGAGGCCGAGAAACCCAGAAAAATAGCAGTTAAGGCTGGAAATTAA
- a CDS encoding AAA family ATPase, whose translation MIRNKYKLLEIIHETHKTVIHKAKNKLTDENVICKYPVKEYPSSFEIQYYKNEFNILNQIKLDGICKAIELEKMSSKPVLVIEFFQGKPLSKLPNLSDLSLKLYLSIFINIAKVISGLHKCNIIHKDLSLENILYNEENYEIRIIDFGISTSLPFESTDFINPETIEGNFFFISPEQTGRINKGIDHRTDLYSLGVCFYYLLTRILPFESEDKLELIYFHIAKIAEEPYKIHKGIPKILSLIVSKLLAKEADDRYQTADALIYDLNRLYKQLENNQTITEFPLGEGESKEKIQIKQKLYGREEELKIMNDSLSRAFNGNMEICLVSGYSGAGKTSIVNETHKLITEKKGIFISGKFDQFQKSQPYSGITQAFNSFCYYIATGSSEKLNYWKTEILQIVKEKGQVLIELIPQLEWIIGPQKPAPILNSIETQNRFNELFIEFLKCIAKPEHPFVLFLDDLQWADLASLSLLRTTLNEVKNSCLLIVGAYRDNEVDENHPLSSLIDEIVYTGIPHSIIKVDNLDKKDIALLIRDALNTGENINTLLDYICDRTYGNPFFTIELLKSFVDERIIEYNYESNRWIWDEECLKQQSFTDNVVDLMTSKLKKLEENKKQVLQIAACLGNKFSYEHLALVYGDSPEILQKRIQEIIKERYFISIRQLTNNDIFYKFSHDRIQQAAYVLYSQKERKKIHLNIGKIFLKLYVNNEDKIFEIVDHLNLATENILIHEELIQIIQLNLKASKRSKDSNAYNAALSYLEHAFHILDRLKCKVDLWKDYHELAYELYMVRGDVEYLNGNFEKSKMFLYEAINNAASTLEKAQAYLTLITENTLQANYEGAIQSGMEALNYLGIELPSENYETERDKIIEEVYALVNHQTIEQLYNIPLMEDSNKKMAVNLLITMGPPCYRYHQRLWAVIVARVVKLCIEYGHTPEIGYGYTAFAGLLIYVHRDFSTAKVFAELAKWVMDEKINSPISASVFYLMMGSSYRHWVKPLGEASEDYEKAYLIGLDSGNLQYAAYAFGHNMYCLFFQGMNLNELHDKIKNYSNFSKTRKNNWAIDLLEGGNVIVSALKDESDVQLIQDKEYLEQCNQHRNIQVLCIYNIMKAYYYYIINDYENAYQTIEEAKKRIISVGTQGLLPYSEYVFLYSLIVSKLYKQEKKEEYLTILKYNISLLRLWADNSPYTHYPRLMLLEAESYANENKPLEEVMNLYENSIQELENNGFIQLVAIANELYSEYWMSLGKEKIAKLFVIDSMYAYKYWGAKNKEKKLLSEYKIQNVPNQSLLESSISEGMYSEYIRTDKYDLDSVFHAYNTLSKEIDLDKLIYKIMHILIENAGATNGMLLLQEREEYIVKVKGFIDGNKLLVQPANGNEKIPDAVKFFVIRSLSSVILPNAVEDKHYRTDKTIQTNKVKSLLCVPIVYKQKLLGIIYLENNIVENVFNQIRLKLVSLLSKQIAISLENALYVAELDKAKKSAEEANKAKSVFLANMSHEIRTPMNAILGFTEILKERLQKEKENYGFLEGIQKSGQSLIMIINDILDLAKIESGKLEINTNPTFLETIAQEVREIFYIQIKQKGLLFTSNIDPKLKILLWLDELRLRQVLFNLLGNSIKFTEEGSIKLNISCVQEYDDSNEYDIMIEVQDTGIGIEKDELFSIFEPFKQQKGQSPTYGGTGLGLSITKRLVEMMKGDIRVKSKKGKGSTFSVILKGIKRVNQLEEKIESKSVLDEETNTDSRMEDSESTIEESKEYKNLLISIREREEFKEYFIKWYDTNFLLLTRLSIGGLKQPVKELINKASEFGLEKFEEFCFSLDESIRMISIDNMKKQLEDLKEIYEYLKN comes from the coding sequence ATGATAAGAAATAAATATAAGCTTTTAGAAATCATTCATGAGACTCATAAAACGGTTATACATAAAGCTAAAAATAAGTTAACCGATGAAAACGTGATATGTAAATATCCGGTGAAGGAATATCCATCTTCTTTTGAAATTCAGTATTATAAAAATGAATTTAATATTTTAAATCAAATTAAATTGGATGGTATTTGTAAGGCGATTGAGCTGGAAAAAATGAGTTCTAAACCAGTCCTGGTGATTGAGTTTTTTCAGGGAAAACCCCTATCTAAACTGCCGAATTTATCTGATCTTTCTTTGAAGCTTTATCTTTCTATTTTTATTAATATTGCAAAAGTAATATCCGGTTTGCATAAATGCAATATCATTCATAAAGATCTATCTCTTGAGAATATTTTGTATAATGAAGAGAATTATGAAATTAGAATAATTGATTTTGGAATCTCTACTTCTTTACCTTTTGAATCTACAGATTTTATAAATCCGGAAACAATAGAAGGTAATTTTTTCTTTATATCGCCGGAGCAAACGGGTCGCATTAATAAAGGAATTGATCACAGGACAGATTTGTATTCATTAGGAGTTTGTTTTTATTATCTATTAACAAGAATACTTCCGTTTGAGTCTGAAGATAAACTGGAATTAATATATTTCCATATTGCAAAGATTGCAGAAGAACCTTATAAGATTCATAAAGGGATACCAAAGATCCTTTCTTTAATTGTATCCAAGCTTTTAGCAAAAGAAGCAGATGATAGGTACCAGACGGCTGATGCTTTAATATATGATTTAAATCGTTTATATAAACAATTAGAAAATAATCAAACTATAACTGAATTTCCCCTGGGAGAGGGAGAGAGCAAAGAAAAAATTCAAATAAAACAAAAGCTATATGGCAGAGAAGAAGAACTTAAGATTATGAATGATTCTTTATCTCGTGCTTTCAACGGAAATATGGAGATTTGTCTTGTATCGGGATATTCCGGGGCCGGGAAAACATCCATAGTAAATGAAACTCATAAATTAATTACAGAAAAAAAAGGTATATTTATATCCGGTAAATTTGATCAATTTCAAAAGTCTCAACCTTATTCCGGAATTACACAGGCCTTTAATTCATTTTGTTATTATATTGCAACCGGAAGCTCGGAAAAATTAAATTATTGGAAAACTGAAATTTTACAAATTGTTAAAGAAAAAGGACAGGTTTTAATAGAACTTATCCCTCAACTCGAATGGATTATCGGTCCACAAAAACCAGCTCCTATTTTAAATTCAATTGAAACACAAAATCGATTCAATGAGCTTTTTATTGAATTCTTAAAATGTATTGCTAAACCCGAGCATCCATTTGTATTATTTTTAGATGACTTGCAGTGGGCCGATTTAGCCTCCCTTTCTTTGCTAAGAACAACTTTAAATGAAGTTAAAAATAGTTGTTTATTAATAGTTGGTGCCTATAGAGATAATGAAGTAGATGAGAATCATCCTTTAAGTTCCTTAATAGATGAAATTGTATATACAGGTATTCCGCATTCTATCATAAAAGTTGATAATTTAGATAAAAAAGATATAGCCTTATTGATTCGAGATGCTTTGAATACCGGAGAAAATATTAATACCCTACTTGATTATATTTGTGATAGAACTTACGGAAATCCATTTTTTACTATAGAGTTGTTGAAGTCCTTTGTAGATGAAAGAATCATAGAGTATAATTATGAATCTAATCGATGGATATGGGATGAAGAGTGTTTAAAACAACAGAGCTTCACCGATAATGTTGTAGATTTAATGACTTCAAAGTTAAAGAAATTAGAAGAAAATAAAAAGCAGGTTTTACAGATTGCGGCTTGCCTTGGAAACAAATTTTCTTATGAACATCTTGCTCTTGTCTATGGAGATTCACCTGAAATTCTTCAAAAACGTATTCAGGAAATTATAAAAGAGCGTTATTTTATTAGTATCAGACAACTGACAAATAACGACATCTTCTATAAGTTCAGTCATGATAGAATACAGCAAGCAGCTTATGTACTCTATTCTCAAAAAGAAAGAAAGAAAATTCACTTAAATATTGGAAAAATATTTCTAAAACTTTATGTGAATAACGAAGATAAGATTTTCGAGATTGTCGATCACCTAAATTTGGCCACAGAAAATATCCTGATTCACGAAGAGTTAATTCAAATTATACAATTAAATCTTAAAGCTTCTAAGCGATCTAAAGATTCAAATGCCTATAATGCAGCCTTAAGCTATTTAGAACATGCTTTCCATATCTTAGATAGACTGAAATGTAAAGTGGACTTATGGAAAGACTATCATGAACTGGCTTATGAATTATATATGGTTAGAGGAGATGTAGAATATCTAAATGGAAATTTTGAAAAATCTAAAATGTTTTTATACGAAGCCATTAATAATGCAGCCAGTACACTGGAAAAAGCCCAGGCTTATCTAACTTTAATTACTGAAAATACTTTACAGGCGAATTATGAAGGAGCTATTCAATCGGGTATGGAAGCCTTAAATTATCTTGGAATTGAATTACCTTCAGAAAATTATGAGACTGAGAGAGATAAAATTATTGAGGAAGTATATGCTCTTGTAAACCATCAAACTATTGAACAGTTATATAATATTCCTCTAATGGAAGACTCTAATAAAAAAATGGCAGTTAACCTGCTGATTACGATGGGACCTCCCTGTTATCGATACCATCAGAGGCTCTGGGCGGTGATTGTGGCCAGGGTCGTTAAACTTTGTATAGAATACGGCCATACACCGGAAATTGGCTATGGTTATACAGCCTTTGCCGGGCTTCTCATCTATGTGCATCGTGATTTTTCTACTGCGAAAGTATTTGCTGAATTGGCTAAATGGGTAATGGATGAGAAGATAAATTCACCAATTTCTGCCAGTGTATTTTATCTAATGATGGGTAGTTCTTACAGGCATTGGGTAAAACCTCTGGGAGAAGCCAGTGAAGACTATGAAAAAGCCTATTTAATTGGTTTGGATTCGGGAAATTTACAATATGCGGCCTATGCCTTTGGTCACAACATGTATTGCCTGTTTTTTCAGGGAATGAATTTAAATGAACTTCACGATAAAATTAAAAATTATTCAAATTTCAGTAAAACAAGAAAAAATAACTGGGCTATCGATTTATTAGAAGGTGGGAATGTTATTGTATCAGCATTAAAGGACGAATCGGATGTTCAATTAATTCAGGACAAGGAATATTTAGAACAGTGTAATCAACATAGAAATATTCAGGTATTATGTATATATAATATAATGAAAGCTTATTATTACTATATTATAAATGACTATGAAAACGCTTATCAGACAATAGAAGAAGCCAAAAAAAGAATAATATCGGTGGGAACGCAGGGTTTGTTACCCTATTCTGAATATGTATTTTTATATTCGCTTATTGTTTCGAAGTTATATAAGCAGGAAAAGAAGGAAGAATATTTAACTATTCTTAAATACAATATTTCTTTGTTACGTTTATGGGCAGATAACTCTCCTTATACACATTATCCCAGATTAATGTTATTGGAAGCTGAATCGTATGCAAATGAAAATAAACCTTTAGAAGAAGTAATGAACTTATATGAAAATTCAATACAGGAGTTAGAAAATAATGGTTTTATACAATTAGTAGCTATTGCAAATGAACTTTATTCTGAATACTGGATGAGTCTGGGTAAAGAAAAAATTGCAAAACTTTTTGTGATTGATTCTATGTATGCGTATAAGTATTGGGGAGCTAAAAATAAAGAAAAGAAGCTGCTTAGCGAATATAAAATTCAAAATGTGCCTAATCAAAGTTTATTAGAAAGTTCCATAAGTGAGGGAATGTATTCCGAATACATAAGAACCGATAAATATGATCTGGATAGTGTTTTTCACGCCTATAATACTTTATCAAAAGAAATAGATTTAGATAAGTTAATATATAAAATAATGCATATATTAATTGAAAACGCAGGAGCAACAAATGGTATGTTGCTGTTACAGGAGAGAGAAGAATACATTGTTAAGGTAAAGGGGTTCATCGATGGAAATAAGCTTCTTGTTCAGCCGGCTAACGGAAATGAAAAAATTCCGGATGCAGTGAAATTTTTTGTTATCAGAAGTTTAAGCTCGGTAATACTGCCCAATGCAGTAGAAGATAAACATTATCGAACCGATAAAACGATTCAAACAAATAAAGTAAAATCTCTTCTTTGTGTTCCTATAGTATATAAACAGAAGTTACTAGGTATAATTTATTTAGAAAATAATATTGTAGAGAATGTTTTTAATCAGATCAGGCTGAAATTAGTCTCTTTATTATCGAAGCAAATAGCTATTTCTTTGGAAAATGCTCTTTATGTCGCAGAGTTAGATAAAGCAAAGAAATCTGCCGAAGAAGCGAATAAAGCGAAGTCGGTTTTTTTAGCAAATATGAGTCATGAAATACGAACACCTATGAATGCAATATTAGGCTTTACAGAAATACTTAAAGAACGTCTTCAAAAAGAAAAAGAAAACTATGGGTTTTTAGAAGGCATTCAAAAGAGCGGTCAAAGCTTAATAATGATTATAAATGATATATTAGATCTTGCGAAAATTGAATCCGGCAAGTTGGAGATAAATACAAATCCAACTTTTTTAGAGACTATTGCTCAAGAAGTTCGTGAAATATTTTATATACAAATAAAGCAGAAAGGCTTATTATTTACGAGTAATATTGATCCAAAGCTAAAGATACTATTGTGGCTCGACGAATTACGTTTGCGGCAGGTATTGTTTAACCTTTTAGGAAATTCGATTAAGTTCACAGAGGAAGGAAGTATCAAGCTAAATATAAGTTGTGTTCAAGAATATGATGATTCAAATGAATATGATATTATGATTGAGGTACAGGATACAGGTATCGGGATAGAAAAGGATGAGTTGTTTTCCATTTTTGAACCTTTTAAGCAACAAAAAGGACAGTCACCGACTTACGGTGGAACCGGACTTGGCTTATCTATTACGAAAAGACTCGTTGAAATGATGAAAGGAGATATACGGGTAAAAAGTAAGAAAGGTAAAGGCTCAACCTTCTCGGTGATCCTGAAAGGAATAAAAAGAGTTAATCAGTTGGAAGAAAAAATAGAGAGTAAGAGTGTACTGGATGAAGAAACAAATACAGATTCAAGGATGGAAGATTCAGAATCTACAATTGAGGAGAGTAAGGAATATAAAAACTTATTGATCTCTATTAGAGAGAGAGAGGAGTTTAAAGAATATTTCATAAAATGGTATGATACAAATTTTCTTCTTTTGACTAGACTCAGTATTGGTGGCTTAAAACAACCGGTGAAAGAATTGATTAATAAAGCATCAGAATTTGGTCTGGAAAAATTCGAAGAGTTTTGCTTCTCCCTTGATGAATCGATTCGAATGATTTCCATTGACAACATGAAAAAGCAACTGGAAGATTTAAAAGAAATTTATGAATATTTAAAAAATTAA
- a CDS encoding AI-2E family transporter produces the protein MKYNRRKNKKPYYSLQSSFNKYEAFSFIVFLLLIILLIAYMIWGFVTSIIFAAIIAGTFSPLFHYLHETKKINKNLSSILVCLLIVLFIFIPGIYIIVQLSEELGSFYNSMRSNLNEKTLNQIFFGDHIFARFTAKSFALLKKEYNMNTINDLISGSLSKVSLSLFNSVNKLISNIFSFIFQFFIMLVAIYSFFMYGKELQQFLLDLSPLKNDDERLIIKQFNMMNYVTLVSNGIGGLIQGVLAGIGFWIAGLPSIILWTIVMIVLAFIPLLGMSIVYIPACIYLYFNGQVFTSIVLFIYCSIIALVVENWFKPKFIGDKIEINSILVFFSIIGGMSVFGMAGIFYGPLIISIFLTVANLYLVKYEKLLLNNSESREQYLKYYNKN, from the coding sequence ATGAAATACAACCGTCGAAAAAATAAAAAACCTTATTATTCCCTACAAAGCAGTTTTAACAAATACGAAGCTTTTTCGTTTATTGTATTTCTTTTACTTATTATCCTTCTCATTGCATACATGATCTGGGGATTTGTTACTTCAATTATTTTTGCAGCTATCATTGCCGGCACCTTTTCTCCTCTCTTCCACTATCTCCATGAGACAAAGAAAATCAATAAAAATCTCTCATCTATCCTTGTTTGTCTCTTGATAGTTTTATTTATTTTTATTCCCGGTATCTACATCATTGTTCAGCTTTCTGAAGAATTAGGTTCCTTTTATAATAGTATGCGTTCCAATCTTAATGAAAAAACTCTCAATCAAATCTTTTTTGGTGACCACATCTTTGCCCGTTTCACTGCAAAATCGTTTGCTCTTTTGAAAAAAGAGTATAATATGAATACCATAAATGATTTGATATCAGGAAGTTTAAGCAAAGTAAGCCTGAGTCTATTCAATTCTGTAAATAAGCTCATAAGTAATATCTTCTCTTTTATCTTTCAATTTTTTATCATGCTGGTAGCCATATATTCTTTCTTTATGTACGGAAAAGAGTTACAGCAATTTCTTTTAGATCTATCTCCTTTAAAAAATGACGACGAACGATTGATTATAAAACAATTTAATATGATGAATTACGTTACCCTCGTTTCAAATGGAATCGGCGGGCTTATACAGGGGGTTCTTGCCGGAATCGGTTTCTGGATAGCCGGCTTACCTTCGATTATTCTCTGGACAATCGTAATGATAGTACTTGCCTTTATACCGCTTTTAGGCATGTCAATCGTATATATTCCGGCCTGCATCTACCTGTATTTCAATGGGCAGGTATTTACCTCTATCGTACTTTTTATATACTGCTCTATTATCGCCCTCGTGGTAGAAAATTGGTTTAAACCTAAATTTATCGGGGATAAAATTGAAATTAATTCGATCCTGGTTTTTTTTAGTATTATTGGAGGAATGAGTGTATTTGGAATGGCAGGAATCTTTTATGGCCCTTTGATTATCTCGATCTTTTTAACTGTAGCGAATCTATACCTGGTGAAATACGAAAAACTCCTTTTAAATAATAGTGAATCGCGTGAGCAATATTTGAAATACTATAATAAAAATTAA
- a CDS encoding Hsp20/alpha crystallin family protein, whose amino-acid sequence MSEVQETVNKKSIAPAVDIYESDEKTTLFLDMPGIGVEDVEINLEKDVLTITGNVSPTQLDGYELAYREFGEYNYFRQFTINRSIDFDSCEASMKNGRLKLVLPKVKPRSIKLNVKAE is encoded by the coding sequence ATGTCAGAAGTTCAAGAAACAGTAAACAAGAAATCAATAGCTCCTGCAGTGGATATTTACGAATCAGATGAGAAAACGACTCTCTTCCTGGATATGCCCGGAATAGGGGTTGAGGATGTAGAAATTAACCTCGAAAAAGATGTTTTGACCATTACAGGAAATGTATCACCCACCCAGTTGGATGGATATGAATTGGCATATCGGGAGTTTGGAGAGTATAACTACTTCAGGCAATTTACAATAAACAGAAGTATTGATTTTGATTCCTGCGAAGCCAGTATGAAAAATGGACGCTTAAAATTGGTTTTACCAAAAGTGAAGCCTCGTTCCATCAAACTCAATGTAAAAGCAGAATAA
- a CDS encoding DUF4349 domain-containing protein, translating to MKYLIILFFFFSFSCNAKRESNATTQTAPMLSGNMEADEEAPSPKSESRRFADNTKVKERSKETPSDKSDAVSPSPTNPVNIISKSRLLEYTIHLNYETEDFLKSRQRLIELAKSYGFIKKSTTSFEGRKPGVNLEIWVQVDKLYDSLLEFDNIGKLKYENIQTNDLTEENALSQKKVYRETIRVQRREKALVPVSKSNTWNWKDREDALERSENNLDSAEFEKWKIMDKISWAKVSVHLQSSHSKETVKVPNFIGAFYEAITFSLNIVYSLIVMIPLFVLAGLGFLGYKKYRNRKNT from the coding sequence ATGAAATATCTTATTATATTATTTTTCTTTTTTAGCTTTTCCTGCAATGCAAAAAGGGAAAGCAACGCAACTACACAAACAGCTCCTATGTTAAGCGGTAATATGGAAGCGGACGAGGAAGCACCTTCACCTAAATCTGAAAGCAGAAGATTCGCAGATAATACTAAGGTAAAAGAGAGATCTAAAGAAACACCTTCCGATAAGAGCGATGCGGTGTCGCCTTCTCCAACGAATCCGGTGAATATTATTTCCAAAAGTAGACTTTTAGAATATACAATTCATTTAAACTATGAAACCGAAGATTTTTTAAAATCGAGACAAAGACTGATTGAATTAGCTAAATCTTATGGTTTTATAAAGAAAAGCACTACCAGCTTTGAAGGTCGTAAACCCGGAGTGAATCTTGAAATCTGGGTTCAGGTTGACAAGTTGTATGACAGTTTATTGGAATTTGATAATATAGGTAAATTGAAATATGAAAATATACAGACGAATGATTTGACAGAAGAAAATGCCCTATCCCAAAAGAAAGTATATCGTGAAACTATACGAGTTCAAAGGAGGGAAAAAGCCCTTGTGCCTGTTTCTAAATCAAATACTTGGAACTGGAAGGATAGAGAAGATGCCCTGGAAAGAAGTGAAAACAATCTTGACAGTGCGGAGTTTGAAAAGTGGAAAATAATGGATAAAATAAGCTGGGCCAAAGTGAGTGTTCATCTGCAATCTTCCCATTCAAAAGAAACGGTTAAGGTGCCGAATTTTATAGGTGCTTTCTATGAAGCTATTACATTTTCCTTAAATATTGTATATAGCCTGATAGTAATGATTCCATTATTTGTTCTTGCAGGACTCGGATTCTTGGGATACAAAAAATATAGAAACCGTAAGAATACTTAA
- a CDS encoding DUF445 family protein, with amino-acid sequence MEAEKKVQKKPPYRKKKIISNTLLLLSLSGLGLTNYYRLLLPPLLFTCLNHGFEGGLVGGFCDWFAVWKTYHAIEEDSEKLATEIGEWVSSDLLSQETLRAQVRTLLDDPASQKQFIALLDSYFSDEEAIRKKLDSLWNRIEDPLIHYLSTYHPSQGELSLLKGTFNEKEIMKTFKYCLGEALCKLAGTEKIKPLLIDLGKSKNFLVKLILSMYSSDINDIIKSYGKHLMNEESFSPKEEKLDDAFQLFAFSLQEAISSWDNLPDERKLSTIRLLNTKLKEPLLHSLSGFLASHKEQLEKSRTLRAYLPVKIVLEFLEERVEPDISVFIGKKISERLKSQDPRDFRNRMEWKTRKILESIRINGTLLGFALGAAFGLLGEILLK; translated from the coding sequence ATGGAAGCTGAGAAAAAAGTTCAAAAAAAGCCTCCTTACAGAAAAAAGAAGATCATCTCTAATACCCTTTTGCTTCTGTCTTTAAGTGGTCTCGGGCTAACTAATTATTACAGACTTCTCCTGCCTCCTTTACTTTTCACCTGTCTGAATCATGGTTTTGAAGGTGGTCTGGTAGGAGGTTTTTGTGACTGGTTTGCTGTTTGGAAAACTTACCACGCAATCGAAGAGGATAGCGAAAAATTGGCAACCGAAATCGGAGAATGGGTCTCAAGCGATCTTCTAAGTCAGGAAACCCTGAGGGCACAGGTCAGAACCTTACTGGACGATCCGGCGAGTCAAAAACAATTCATTGCTCTGTTAGATTCATATTTTTCTGATGAAGAAGCTATTCGAAAAAAATTGGATTCACTCTGGAATCGAATCGAAGATCCTTTGATTCATTATCTCTCTACATATCATCCTAGTCAGGGTGAACTCAGTCTATTAAAAGGTACGTTCAATGAAAAAGAAATCATGAAGACATTCAAGTACTGTCTTGGTGAAGCTCTTTGCAAATTGGCCGGAACCGAAAAAATAAAGCCTTTGCTTATCGACCTCGGAAAAAGTAAAAATTTCCTTGTAAAATTAATTCTATCCATGTACTCAAGTGATATAAATGATATTATAAAGAGTTATGGAAAACACTTGATGAATGAAGAATCCTTTTCTCCCAAAGAAGAAAAACTGGACGATGCGTTTCAACTCTTCGCCTTCAGTTTACAGGAAGCTATCAGTTCCTGGGATAACCTGCCGGATGAAAGAAAACTATCGACGATTCGTCTCTTAAATACAAAATTAAAAGAACCACTACTACATTCTCTTTCCGGTTTTTTAGCTTCTCATAAAGAGCAACTGGAGAAGTCTCGCACCCTGAGAGCTTATTTACCGGTTAAAATTGTCCTTGAGTTTCTGGAAGAACGTGTTGAACCGGATATTTCTGTTTTTATTGGAAAAAAGATATCTGAACGACTAAAAAGTCAGGATCCAAGAGATTTTCGGAATCGAATGGAATGGAAAACAAGGAAAATTTTGGAATCGATTCGGATCAATGGAACTCTCTTAGGTTTTGCACTCGGGGCAGCTTTCGGTCTTCTGGGAGAAATACTTTTAAAATGA
- the trxA gene encoding thioredoxin, with the protein MIFLWPIYDYYNSMPIEVNELNFKEMVLEKSESTPVLLDFWAEWCAPCRMLSPVLDKVEKDFQGSFALAKLNTDENPNISMQYRISGIPAVKLFINAEVVDEFTGALPEKQVVAFLKKHIISKEEQRLLELKNKNPELAAETVINENFHSEMAYHILWEAALSFLKSGKEIEKIKKYLTNIPELGTKHSDKRSSVLRFLDSEHSREDLIQISNLFLPDKKKTALDYFLQKVENSKSQEEKIKNKEPLLSCFYLIGATDEELVNEYRRKLSFLLY; encoded by the coding sequence TTGATATTTCTTTGGCCTATCTATGATTATTATAATTCTATGCCTATAGAAGTTAATGAATTGAACTTTAAAGAAATGGTTCTCGAGAAATCAGAGTCAACTCCCGTTCTTCTCGATTTTTGGGCGGAGTGGTGTGCACCCTGCCGTATGCTCTCCCCTGTCCTTGATAAGGTTGAGAAAGATTTTCAGGGTAGCTTTGCCCTGGCCAAGCTAAACACTGATGAGAATCCAAATATTTCCATGCAATATAGAATTAGCGGGATTCCTGCTGTAAAACTTTTTATAAATGCAGAGGTTGTAGATGAATTTACAGGTGCCCTACCGGAGAAACAGGTGGTAGCATTTCTCAAAAAACACATTATTAGCAAGGAAGAGCAAAGACTGCTGGAATTGAAAAATAAGAACCCGGAACTTGCTGCGGAGACAGTAATAAATGAGAATTTTCATTCCGAGATGGCCTATCATATCCTCTGGGAAGCAGCCCTATCTTTTCTTAAATCTGGAAAAGAAATTGAAAAAATTAAGAAATATCTTACAAACATCCCCGAATTAGGAACCAAACATTCCGATAAGCGCAGTTCCGTTCTTAGATTTTTGGACTCAGAACACTCGAGAGAAGATTTAATTCAAATTAGTAACCTATTTCTACCCGATAAGAAAAAAACAGCCCTGGATTATTTCTTGCAAAAAGTGGAAAATTCAAAAAGCCAGGAAGAGAAAATTAAAAATAAAGAACCTCTCTTAAGTTGTTTTTACCTGATTGGTGCTACAGACGAAGAACTGGTAAACGAATATAGAAGAAAACTTTCTTTTTTACTTTATTAA